CAACTTCCTCGGGGTTCTGCTCGGCGGTGTCGGGGTGGCCTATGCCATCGTGCACCTGCTGCCGGTCGAGCTGCTGATCAACGTGAACACCGGGCATGGCCTGGCCATGGTCTTCTCCCTGCTCGCCGCCGCCATCACCTGGAACCTGGGAACCTGGTATTTCGGTATCCCGGCGTCCAGCTCGCACACCCTGATCGGCTCGATTCTCGGGGTTGGCCTGGCCAACGCACTGCTCAGCGACATCCCGCTGGGTGACGGCGTGAACTGGCAGAAAGCGATCGACATCGCCATGTCGCTGGTGGTCTCGCCCATGGCCGGCTTCGCCGTTGCCGCACTGGTGCTGATTGGCCTGAAATGGTGGCGCCCGCTGTCGAAGATGCACAAGACCCCGGACCAGCGCCGCAAGCTCGACGACAAGAAGCACCCACCCTTCTGGAACCGCCTGGTGCTGGTGATCTCGGCCATGGGCGTGAGCTTCGTGCACGGCTCCAACGACGGCCAGAAAGGCATTGGCCTGATCATGCTGGTGCTGATCGGTATCGTCCCGGCCAAGTTCGTTCTCGACCTGAACAGCACCACCTACCAGATCGAGCGCACCCGCGACGCCACCCTGCACATGAGCCAGTTCTACCAGCGCAATGCCGCCACGCTTGGCGAGTTCCTGGCGTTGGGCAAGGCCAAGTCGAACGACCTGCCGGAGCAGTTCAGTTGCAACCCGCAACAGACCGAGCCAACCATTGCCGCGCTGCAGACCTCGCTCCAGGGCGTGACCGACTACCGTGACCTGAACGCCGAACAGCGTGTGGAAGTCCGTCGCTACCTGCTGTGCCTGGACGACACCGCGAAAAAGGTCGGAAAACTGCCAGGACTGGATAGCCGCGAGAAGGCCGACCTGGAAAAACTGCGCAAGGACCTCACCGCAACCACCGAATACGCCCCGTTCTGGGTGATCGTCGCCGTCGCCCTGGCCTTGGGCCTGGGCACCATGGTCGGCTGGAAGCGTGTGGTACTGACCGTTGGCGAGAAGATCGGCAAGCAGGGCATGACCTACGCCCAGGGCATGTCGGCACAGATCACCGCAGCTTGCGCCATCGGTATGGCCAACGTGTTCAGCCTGCCGGTCTCGACCACCCACGTACTGTCGTCGGGTGTTGCCGGGACCATGGTCGCCAACAAGAGCGGCCTGCAAGGCGGCACGGTGAAGACCATCCTGCTGGCCTGGGTACTGACCCTGCCAGCCTCGATGGGCCTGGCGGCTGGCCTGTTCTGGCTCGCCTCCAAAGCGATCGGCTGACACCTGCAGCATTGAAAAAGGCGCCCGCGACGGCGCCTTTTTCATGCCCTGGGGAAACTCAGCGCTTCTTGCCTCCCAGCAAAGATCCCATCAAGCCTCGCACCAGCTGCCTGCCCAACTGGTTGGCGGCCTGGCGCACCGCCGACTTGATCGCCTGCCCTGCCGCACTCTGCAAGAATTCACCCGCCTTGTCCGCCAGGCTGTCTGCGTCAGCCTTGGGCTGAGGCGCCGGTTCCACCGGCTCGCCCTTGCGCTGGGTCAGCAGTTCATAGGCCGACTCACGGTCGATCGGCTTGTCATAACGCCCTGCCAGGGGCGACTGCGCGATCAGTGCACTGCGCTCCGCCGGGGTGAGCGGGCCGATCCGCGATTGCGGCGGCGCCACCAGCACGCGCTGGACGACCTCAGGTGTCCCCTTGTCCTGCAAAGTACCCACCAGCGCCTCGCCGATCCCCAGCTCGGTGAGCACCGTCAGGGTATCGAAGGCAGGATTGGGACGAAAACCGTCGGCCACGGCCCTGAGCGACTTCTGCTCCTTGGCAGTGAAGGCCCGCAGCCCGTGCTGGATGCGCAAGCCCAGCTGCGCCAGTACGGCATCGGGCAGGTCGCCCGGGGACTGGGTAACGAAGTACACCCCCACACCCTTCGAACGGATAAGCCTCACCACCTGCTCCAGACGATCCTGCAGGGCCTTGGGGGTCCCGTTGAACAGCAGGTGCGCTTCGTCGAAGAACAGCGCAAGCACCGGCTTGTCGGCGTCGCCGCGCTCCGGCAGTTGCTCGAACAGCTCGGCCAGCAGCCACAGGAGGAAGGTCGCATAGACCTTTGGCGCCTCGTGCACCAGGCGGCTGGCGTCAAGCAGGTGGATGCGCCCGCGGCCATCGCTATCGACCCGCAGCAGATCCTCCAGTTGCAGCGCCGGCTCACCGAACAACGCCTCGGCCCCCTGCTGTTCCAGCGTGGCCAGGCGCCGCTGCAAGGCTTGGGTCGAAGCGGTGGTCATCAGCGCGCTGTCCTCGCCCAGCAGCTGTGGGTTGTCCTTCAGATGGCCAAGCAGCGCCTTGAGGTCTTTCAGGTCGAGCAGCAACAGCCCCTCGCGGTCGGCAACCTTGAACGCCGCATAGAGCGCCGCCTGCTGGCTGTCGGTCAGTTCAAGCAGGTTGCCCAGCAGCAACGGGCCCATTTCGCTGAGGGTAGTGCGCAACGGATGACCACTCTGCCCGGCGATGTCCCACAGGCTCACCGGGTAGGCCTTGGGCTGGTGGGCGAGCCAAGGCATCCCGGCAATGCGTTCGGCCACCTTGCCCTGGGGCGAACCCGCCGCCCCCAGGCCACACAGGTCTCCTTTCACGTCTGCCGCGAACACCGCCACACCCGCGTCGCTGAACACCTCGGCCAGACGCTGCAGGGTCACGGTCTTGCCGGTGCCGGTCGCTCCGGCGACCAGTCCATGGCGGTTGGCCAAGCGCATGGCCTGGCCGACTGGCAAGCCGTCTAGACCGGCACCTACAACGATTTGCGAAGAATCCGACATCTTATTTCATCCTCTTCTCAAGCTTTGCCTAAAAGCGGCCGATATGCAGAGGCGATATTGACCCGAAATACAGGACACAACCCACCAAGGCTCACCGGATTGTTGCACTGTTTTCTGCTGTGCTTCGTGCGAGCGACCCGATAAAACCTTAGCGGACCCGACGACGTCATGAACAAAAGCCTTCGTTTCAGCCACAAGATTCTCTTGGCGGCCTCTCTGATCGTGATACTGGCCTTTGCGCTGTTCACGTTGTACAACGACTATCTCCAGCGTAATGCCATTCGCGCCAATCTGGAGAGTTACCTGGCAGAAATGGGCCAGTCCACGTCCACCACGATCCGCCACCTGTTCGAAGGGCGGATCCGGCTGGTGGAAAACCTTGCGCAGAATATCGCCCAGCATCCGGCCGATGCCGAAACCCTGATGGGGCAACAGGCGCTGATCTCCAGTTTCCTCACGGTCTACCTGGGCAAGGTCGACGGCAGCTTCAGCGTGCGCCCCGACAGCAAGATGCCCGACGGCTACGACCCGCGCGTACGCCCCTGGTACAAGGACGGCATGGCCGCCAGCGGCCCTCTCCTCACCGAACCCTACATCGACATGACCACCAACAAGATGGTCATGGGCATCCTCGACAAGGTTTCCAGCGATGTCGGCGTGGTCGGGGGCGACCTGGCGCTGGACGGCCTGGTACAGATCATCAACTCGTTGAACTTCGGCGGCATGGGCTACGCGTTCCTGGTCAACGACCAGGGCAAGATCCTGGTGCACCCGGACAATGCCCTGGTGATGAAATCGCTGTCGGAGGCCTTCCCACAGAACACCCCGAAACTGTCCCGCGAGTTGACCGAGGTGCAGGTCGACGGCCAGGCGCGACTGCTCACCTTCACCCCCATCCAGGGCCTGCCTTCGGCCAACTGGTACATCGGCCTGTCGGTGGACAAGGACAAAGCCTTCAGCATGCTCAGCACCTTCCGTAACTCGGCGGTGATTGCCACGCTGGTAGCGGTGGTCATCATCATCGCCCTGCTCGGCCTGCTGATCCGCGTGCTGATGCAACCGCTGCACACCATGACCCGTGCCATGGAGGACATCGCCGAAGGTGAAGGCGACCTGACCAAGCGCCTGAACATCCATAACCATGACGAGTTCGGTGTGCTCGGCAGCGCATTCAACCGCTTCGTCGAACGGGTGCACAGCTCGATTCGCGAAGTCTCCTCGGCCACCGAGCAGGTCAACGAAGTGGCGCTGCGGGTGGTCAGCGCCTCCAACTCCTCGATGCTCAACTCGGACGAGCAGGCCAACCGCACCAACAGCGTCGCCGCCGCCATCAACGAGCTGGGCGCCGCGGCCCAGGAAATCGCCGGCAATGCCGCACAAGCCTCGCAGCATGCCAGCTCTGCCCGATTGCTCGCCGAAGAAGGGCAGCAGGTGGTCGAGCACAATATCCAGGCGATGAACCGCCTGTCGGCGCTGATCGTCAGTTCCAGCGCGCATATCGAGGCCCTCAACGACAAGACCGTCAACATCGGCCAGATCCTCGAGGTCATCACCAGCATCTCCCAACAGACCAACCTGCTGGCGCTGAACGCGGCCATCGAGGCCGCCCGTGCCGGTGAGGCCGGCCGCGGCTTCGCGGTGGTGGCCGACGAGGTGCGCAACCTCGCCCACCGTACCCAGGAATCGGCGCAGCAGGTCCAGGGGATGATCGAGGAGTTGCAGGTCGGCGCCCGCACCTCGGTCGAGACCATGGACCAGAGTCAACGCCACAGCCAGGACGGCGTGCAAATCGCCAACCAGGCCGGCGAGCGCTTGGGCAGTGTGACCCAGCGCATTGGCGAGATCGACGGCATGAACCAGTCGGTGGCCACCGCCACCGAGGAACAGACCTCGGTGGTGGAGTCGATCAACATGGACATCAACGAGATCAACACGCTCAACCAGGAGGGCGTGGAAAACCTGCAGGCCACCCTGCGCGCTTGCTCCGATCTGGAACAGCAGGCCGCGCGCCTCAAGCAACTGGTGGGCAGTTTCCGCATCTGACGCCTCAGGGCTGCGCAGCACCTGTGGGAGCAACTGTCTTGCTCAAAATCTAAAGACCAGCCCAATCCCCTGTGGGAGCGGGCTTGTCCCGCGAACACGGGCGTAGCCCGTGCCAGGCAGCGCGGTGTCTTTTTCGCGGGTAAACCCGCTCCCACACGTACGGCGTTCGGATTTACGCCGGTGTTGCGCTCTTGCACTGAGGCAATTCCACATCCTGCCAGGGGGTGCCTGTTCTTAGCATCGCATTGAGTCGTACGATGAAAACTCTCATGCAGGCCACAATCGCGACCTTGGCTGCCTTGCCCCTTTCACGCAGTGCTTGGTACTTCGCCTTGAGCGAGGGGTTTTGCCTTACGGCCACCAAACACGACATGTACAACGCGCACCTTATCCCGAAACGGCCTCCCGAGATCGAGCGCTTGCCTACGGATGTTCCACTGTCGTGATTGAAAGGTGCCACCCCAACCAGCGAGGCTATTTCTCGGGCCTCCACATGGCCCAACTCCGGCAGCAGCGTCACAAGCTTCCCAGCCGTCACCAGCCCGATACCTTTGACCTGGACTAGTTGAGCAATTCGTTCATCACCCAGCCCTTCGGCATGCAGCTTGAGCTCATGCTCAATCTGTCTGATCTGAGACCTGAAGTGCTGGAGGTTGGACTTCAGGAAGCGAGCGACCACCTCAGACTGAGCCTGTTTCAGGCGCCGCCGGTCGTCGTCTCGCTGCTGGACCAGACGATCACGCTGCTGCAGCAGCTCGCGCAGCAACGCCCTCTGCGGACTGACCTGCAGAGTAGGTTTATCGGGGATAACTTCGGCGAAATGCGCCAATACCGCTGCATCGATGGCGTCGGTCTTGGCTTTGATATTCATGGACTCGGCAAACGACCTGGCTCGCCTAGGGTTTACGCGAATGACCTTGTAGCCAGCGCTCTGCAGAAAGCTCAGCACCTCACGCTCGTATCCGCCTGTCGCCTCCAGCAGGACACGCTTGACCTTGAGGCCTCGAAGGCTCTTCTCCAATACCTCGAACCCTGCCTGATCGTTGGTGACATTGATCTTGAGGCTCTGGGGACGCACCGCTATGTCCAGCGTGCGACTAGAAACATCGATACCCACAAAGGAAACCATCACCAAAATCTCCTAGACTCAACAGAGTGAGAGGACTTTGGCTTGGCCCACGCTTGTGATTCGAGATCAAGGCCGCATCCAACTGTTCGGGCTCTCGCCAAAGTGGAACGGTGAATGGCAGCTTGTGCTCCCACTCGTGCTCAAGGCACACGCGGCATTCAGCTTGCCATTCACCGCTCTCACTCCAGATTCTAATCCCCTATCAAGACACAAGCGGCGGGGCGTCCCGACTCGCCCGCTCCCGCAGCGGGCAAGTCGGGATGCCCCGCCGCCCAATCCCGATCGAACAAACTATCCTTCATAAAGGTCAACCTTTAGGCGCGTCACCGTCGGTCTGTTACCGCCGGATGACAGACCCGAAGACGATCCCGGAGGGATGCTGATCGTGCACATCGCTGACATCACCATGTTCTACGCCCCGGCCAGCGGTGGTGTACGGACCTATCTTGATGCCAAACACCATCGCCTCGACGCCATGCCCGGCGTACGCCACAGTCTGCTGATCCCCGGCCCCAGCGCCCGTGATGCCAATGGCATCTACCAGGTGCCAGCCCCGCCCTTGCCGTTCGGCAAGGGCTACCGTTTTCCGGTACGCCTGACGCCCTGGTGCAACGTGCTGCGCCGCCTCAAGCCTGACCTGATCGAGGTCGGCGATCCCTACCTCACCGCCTGGGCCGCCCTTGAGGCGCGACGCAAGCTGGACGTGCCGGTGATCGGCTTCTATCACTCCGACCTGCCATTGCTGGTCAGCAACCGCATGGGCAACTGGTTCACCCCCAATGTCGAAGCCTATGTCAGCAAGCTCTACGGCAATTTCGACCGGGTGCTGGCGCCGAGCCAGGTGATGGCCGACAAACTGCGCCGTCTTGGCGTGCGGGATGTGCATGTACAGCCCCTGGGGGTCGACCTGAATACCTTCCACCCCGACAGGCGCGATCCGCACCTGCGGGCCCAGCTCGGCCTTCCCGACACCACTCGTCTGCTCGTCTTCGCCGGTCGCGGCTCGCGGGAGAAGAACCTGCCAGTGCTGCTCGAGTGCATGGGCCACTTGGGTCGCCATTACCACCTGTTGCTGGTCGGCTCGAACATGCCGGCCAACGTGCCGGACAACGTCAGCGTGATCGACCACTTCTGCCCCGCCGATGAAGTGGCCCGCCTGCTCGCCAGTGCCGACCTGTTGCTGCACGCCGGCGACCAGGAAACCTTTGGCCTGGTGATACTCGAGGCCATGGCCAGCGCCACACCGGTGGTCGCCGTGCGCGCCGGGGCTTTCGGCGAGATCGTCAACGACCAGTGCGGGCGCCTGTGCCAGGCCAACGACAGCCAGGCAATGGCCGGGGCAGTGCGCGAAATCTTCGAAGCCGGCGTGCGCCCCCTCGGCGCCCAGGCCCGTCGCCATGTGGAGCAGCATTACTCGTGGGACAGCGTGGTCGATGGCCTGCTGCTGCACTACCAGGCCGTGCTTGGCCTGTCGCCACAGGTACGCGCCCATGCGTGAAGCGCCCGCCGATTCGCGTAGCCTGATGCTGGTGCTGCACGATGTGGCGCCCGAAACCTGGCCCGACTACCGTCCCTTCGTCGAAGCCGTCGATGCAATGGGCGACGTGCCCATGACCTGGCTGGTGGTCCCGGACTTCCACCACCGCAACGCATTGGCCCGTTCCCCCGACTTCTGCCGCCTGCTCGATCGGCGCCTGGCGCGCGGCGACGAATTGGCGCTGCACGGCTTCTACCACGCCGACGATGGCCCTGCCCCACGCGGGCCTGCCGAGTACTTCATGCGCCGGATCTACACCCATGAGGGCGAGTTCTATGCGCTGGAGCAGCGCGAAGCCCTGCAACGTCTGGAGGCGGGCCTGGCCCTGTTCGCCAGCCAGGGCTGGCCGGTCGCAGGCTTCGTCGCGCCCGCCTGGCTGATGAGCGAAGGCACCCGCCAGGCCCTGCGCCGCCTGCCGCTGCGCTACACCAGCACACCGCAGCACCTTTATCGGCTGCCGGACTTCACCGCGATCGAAGCTCCTGGGCTGGTCTGGAGCGCCCGCAGTGCATGGCGCCGCGGTATGTCACGGGTGCTCTGTGATTGGCAGGCTCGACGCTGGCGCCAGGCCGAAACCCTGCGCCTGGGCCTGCATCCGGTGGATATGCGCCACGCCAGCGCACGCAACTATTGGTTGCGTACCCTGCGTGAATTGATCAAGCAAGGGCGTGAGCCTCTGACCAAATCCGCCTGGCTGGAGCGCAGGATCTGCCCATGAACCGCCTCGCCTGGCTGGGGCTGGCATTGGTGCTCGCCGTGCTGGTGCCGGGTTTGCTCGGCGGCAGCCAACTCTTGCCGCGCCTGCAGACGTTCGACCCGGGGCTGATGGCAACGCTGCTAGGCATGATCCTGCTGTGCTGGATCATCAACGCCGTGCGCCTGCGCTTGCTGCTCGGCCAGCAGGGCGCGCAACTGGGCAGAGTACGCAGCCTGGGTGTGGTGATGGCGACCGAATTCGCCATCTGCACTACGCCCGGCGGTAGCGGAGGCCCTTTGACCCTGATGACACTGCTGGCCCGCGAACGCATTGGCCCCGCCCGCAGTGGCGCAGTGTTCGCCATGGATCAGTTGAACGACCTGCTGTTCTTCTTCTGCGCCATGCTGGCCATCGCCGGCTACGCCCTGTTCCACAGCTTGGGCCGCAGCCAGGAAAGCATGTTGCTGGGCAGTGCTGCCTTGCTGTGTGGCGTGCTGGCGGCAATCGTCGTGCTGCTGCGCTGCCGTCGTGGCGTGATGCGCTGGAACGGCCGTCTGCTGCAACGCCTGGGTTTGTCGAAAAGCCGTCGTCGGCGCTGGGCACGCAGGCTGCTGCGCTTCATCCGGGCACTGGCCGAAACCTGGCGCCTGCCCAAGCGCACGCTGGCGCTGGTATTCGCCCTCACCTGCGCGCACTGGAGCTTGCGCTACAGCGTGCTGTATCTGGTATTGAGGGGGCTGGGGGTGGAGCTGTCGTGGATACCGAGCTTCCTGGTGCAGATGCTCTCGCTCAGTGCCGGCCAATTCAGCCTGCTGCCGGGCGGTGCAGGGGCCGCCGAGCTGACCTCGGCGACCCTGCTGTCGCCACTGGTGGGCAGCTCGA
The Pseudomonas putida genome window above contains:
- a CDS encoding inorganic phosphate transporter: MIDLFSGLDAWVAVSLVLALTFVLAFEFINGFHDTANAVATVIYTKAMPPHLAVFFSGVFNFLGVLLGGVGVAYAIVHLLPVELLINVNTGHGLAMVFSLLAAAITWNLGTWYFGIPASSSHTLIGSILGVGLANALLSDIPLGDGVNWQKAIDIAMSLVVSPMAGFAVAALVLIGLKWWRPLSKMHKTPDQRRKLDDKKHPPFWNRLVLVISAMGVSFVHGSNDGQKGIGLIMLVLIGIVPAKFVLDLNSTTYQIERTRDATLHMSQFYQRNAATLGEFLALGKAKSNDLPEQFSCNPQQTEPTIAALQTSLQGVTDYRDLNAEQRVEVRRYLLCLDDTAKKVGKLPGLDSREKADLEKLRKDLTATTEYAPFWVIVAVALALGLGTMVGWKRVVLTVGEKIGKQGMTYAQGMSAQITAACAIGMANVFSLPVSTTHVLSSGVAGTMVANKSGLQGGTVKTILLAWVLTLPASMGLAAGLFWLASKAIG
- a CDS encoding helicase HerA-like domain-containing protein; the protein is MSDSSQIVVGAGLDGLPVGQAMRLANRHGLVAGATGTGKTVTLQRLAEVFSDAGVAVFAADVKGDLCGLGAAGSPQGKVAERIAGMPWLAHQPKAYPVSLWDIAGQSGHPLRTTLSEMGPLLLGNLLELTDSQQAALYAAFKVADREGLLLLDLKDLKALLGHLKDNPQLLGEDSALMTTASTQALQRRLATLEQQGAEALFGEPALQLEDLLRVDSDGRGRIHLLDASRLVHEAPKVYATFLLWLLAELFEQLPERGDADKPVLALFFDEAHLLFNGTPKALQDRLEQVVRLIRSKGVGVYFVTQSPGDLPDAVLAQLGLRIQHGLRAFTAKEQKSLRAVADGFRPNPAFDTLTVLTELGIGEALVGTLQDKGTPEVVQRVLVAPPQSRIGPLTPAERSALIAQSPLAGRYDKPIDRESAYELLTQRKGEPVEPAPQPKADADSLADKAGEFLQSAAGQAIKSAVRQAANQLGRQLVRGLMGSLLGGKKR
- a CDS encoding methyl-accepting chemotaxis protein, whose protein sequence is MNKSLRFSHKILLAASLIVILAFALFTLYNDYLQRNAIRANLESYLAEMGQSTSTTIRHLFEGRIRLVENLAQNIAQHPADAETLMGQQALISSFLTVYLGKVDGSFSVRPDSKMPDGYDPRVRPWYKDGMAASGPLLTEPYIDMTTNKMVMGILDKVSSDVGVVGGDLALDGLVQIINSLNFGGMGYAFLVNDQGKILVHPDNALVMKSLSEAFPQNTPKLSRELTEVQVDGQARLLTFTPIQGLPSANWYIGLSVDKDKAFSMLSTFRNSAVIATLVAVVIIIALLGLLIRVLMQPLHTMTRAMEDIAEGEGDLTKRLNIHNHDEFGVLGSAFNRFVERVHSSIREVSSATEQVNEVALRVVSASNSSMLNSDEQANRTNSVAAAINELGAAAQEIAGNAAQASQHASSARLLAEEGQQVVEHNIQAMNRLSALIVSSSAHIEALNDKTVNIGQILEVITSISQQTNLLALNAAIEAARAGEAGRGFAVVADEVRNLAHRTQESAQQVQGMIEELQVGARTSVETMDQSQRHSQDGVQIANQAGERLGSVTQRIGEIDGMNQSVATATEEQTSVVESINMDINEINTLNQEGVENLQATLRACSDLEQQAARLKQLVGSFRI
- a CDS encoding IS110 family transposase, coding for MVSFVGIDVSSRTLDIAVRPQSLKINVTNDQAGFEVLEKSLRGLKVKRVLLEATGGYEREVLSFLQSAGYKVIRVNPRRARSFAESMNIKAKTDAIDAAVLAHFAEVIPDKPTLQVSPQRALLRELLQQRDRLVQQRDDDRRRLKQAQSEVVARFLKSNLQHFRSQIRQIEHELKLHAEGLGDERIAQLVQVKGIGLVTAGKLVTLLPELGHVEAREIASLVGVAPFNHDSGTSVGKRSISGGRFGIRCALYMSCLVAVRQNPSLKAKYQALRERGKAAKVAIVACMRVFIVRLNAMLRTGTPWQDVELPQCKSATPA
- a CDS encoding glycosyltransferase family 4 protein; translated protein: MLIVHIADITMFYAPASGGVRTYLDAKHHRLDAMPGVRHSLLIPGPSARDANGIYQVPAPPLPFGKGYRFPVRLTPWCNVLRRLKPDLIEVGDPYLTAWAALEARRKLDVPVIGFYHSDLPLLVSNRMGNWFTPNVEAYVSKLYGNFDRVLAPSQVMADKLRRLGVRDVHVQPLGVDLNTFHPDRRDPHLRAQLGLPDTTRLLVFAGRGSREKNLPVLLECMGHLGRHYHLLLVGSNMPANVPDNVSVIDHFCPADEVARLLASADLLLHAGDQETFGLVILEAMASATPVVAVRAGAFGEIVNDQCGRLCQANDSQAMAGAVREIFEAGVRPLGAQARRHVEQHYSWDSVVDGLLLHYQAVLGLSPQVRAHA
- a CDS encoding DUF2334 domain-containing protein — encoded protein: MREAPADSRSLMLVLHDVAPETWPDYRPFVEAVDAMGDVPMTWLVVPDFHHRNALARSPDFCRLLDRRLARGDELALHGFYHADDGPAPRGPAEYFMRRIYTHEGEFYALEQREALQRLEAGLALFASQGWPVAGFVAPAWLMSEGTRQALRRLPLRYTSTPQHLYRLPDFTAIEAPGLVWSARSAWRRGMSRVLCDWQARRWRQAETLRLGLHPVDMRHASARNYWLRTLRELIKQGREPLTKSAWLERRICP
- a CDS encoding lysylphosphatidylglycerol synthase transmembrane domain-containing protein; protein product: MNRLAWLGLALVLAVLVPGLLGGSQLLPRLQTFDPGLMATLLGMILLCWIINAVRLRLLLGQQGAQLGRVRSLGVVMATEFAICTTPGGSGGPLTLMTLLARERIGPARSGAVFAMDQLNDLLFFFCAMLAIAGYALFHSLGRSQESMLLGSAALLCGVLAAIVVLLRCRRGVMRWNGRLLQRLGLSKSRRRRWARRLLRFIRALAETWRLPKRTLALVFALTCAHWSLRYSVLYLVLRGLGVELSWIPSFLVQMLSLSAGQFSLLPGGAGAAELTSATLLSPLVGSSTAAAAILIWRAVTYYFYLLAGGPVFVCLLARPLLERWRRQAG